The Diprion similis isolate iyDipSimi1 chromosome 11, iyDipSimi1.1, whole genome shotgun sequence genome includes a region encoding these proteins:
- the LOC124412300 gene encoding cell wall protein DAN4 isoform X2: MASRYTVLIAFLVCVAQVFAQIYTGNSPAAATQVPAASPKNELLTQTVYGFLDFTTTIGNTVMVFSPNSAPPEGNKPEKPVANSQAQPIQTKPTENSKKVPDIQPSKTHKSESRGETKKQEVKETKIVVNSVVEQKVVKNSEDNLVPAKRESVKTRVEVVTNSPVVSSVVEVRPVNEVPNVVKNDLAEPEYDFLSKQPTQSVDETYKLINLRPSSKHQAKPRPTARRAKDNPTGLVTKLGGTIVKDGLTTVHETNVIGTYINGKYAQVLQSSSRVLGGVQPPEGKIRPTNSHRILKTIGPQHGKPRPHLEPTPTLQDDSPGLSPESIANAQSGTNIRTSRRHSSNNQHRPKFRNNKLPDDSESGEQISTQRSSGKNRPAAGRPGYRSRNQITTTTTTTTTTSEAPVTRRRNGFRPSNQPSPPAKQNRARTESSSSSSSSSSSNNSPKVEDDLEKPLTPEASVQVQEVLVDDKDNRQTPISQKKIQEQETTVGEEQPEARESDDDGDAVRESQILPLETINVEISTQADFNDVYFEIATIKSPYTFQVGTQTNTRYVTVTSTVKKSFATAEASPSVNPSEPLTENILANTGAAYETTLPLDSSVATLPAISLDPGQATPPLETITETFSTTQTLLKTHLLPVVAEGNTTKLTLVQTYHIARVVTATKTLPPMELYQFIPSKTLNEFNSRLDEAGSELHLELDFGDDDRDDDDILKRVVPPTDSDSDLNPFRHGDSAGKTKAGQEAHPSPMEPQLSPEQAQQLALFKYFGQPQPQVITTSRPVIVVETLYESHVIPLVNKGNTIFSTLSRPVGTVPKTTYEYGTSTIAPLLPQVPQVPQVPQVPQQLFQQPQQQQPQFTVTTAPIVTQTLATVSDSRVLRLTFGAKTAFTTLFSTRVVPTAVTTYVTSTVPVQPTVPAFPGYFPPAVGYPGYPFVG; the protein is encoded by the exons ATGGCTTCGAGATACACTGTCTTGATCGCATTCCTCGTTTGCG TTGCTCAAGTCTTCGCTCAAATTTATACCGGAAATTCACCAGCGGCTGCAACTCAAGTACCAGCAGCTTCgccaaaaaatgaattgctCACGCAGACTGTTTACGGATTTCTCGACTTCACGACGACCATTGGAAACACAGTGATGGTTTTTAGTCCTAACAGTGCTCCTCCTG AGGGAAACAAGCCGGAAAAACCTGTCGCCAATTCGCAAGCACAGCCGATTCAAACGAAGCCTacggaaaattcgaaaaaagtaCCCGACATCCAGCCCAGCAAAACTCACAAGAGCGAATCGCGTGGGGAGACGAAAAAACAGGAGGTTAAGGAAACCAAGATCGTCGTAAACTCGGTTGTTGAACAAAAGGTCGTGAAGAATTCGGAAGACAACCTGGTGCCGGCGAAACGTGAG AGTGTGAAGACTCGGGTGGAAGTCGTTACGAACAGCCCCGTGGTTTCGAGCGTTGTGGAAGTCCGTCCGGTGAACGAGGTGCCAAACGTTGTCAAGAACGATTTAGCCGAGCCTGAGTACGACTTCCTGTCAAAACAGCCGACTCAGAGCGTCGACGAAACTTATAAG CTTATAAACTTGAGACCATCTTCGAAGCATCAGGCCAAACCAAGGCCCACGGCTAGGCGAGCCAAGGACAACCCAACCGGTTTGGTAACCAAACTGGGAGGCACCATTGTCAAGGATGGTTTGACCACCGTCCACGAGACCAACGTCATAGGTACTTACATCAATGGAAAGTACGCTCAGGTACTCCAGAGCTCATCGCGCGTATTGGGGGGCGTCCAGCCCCCGGAGGGTAAAATCAGGCCCACCAATTCCCACAGGATTTTGAAAACCATCGGACCCCAACACGGCAAGCCCAGACCTCACCTCGAGCCGACGCCAACTCTTCAGGATGACTCGCCGGGACTTTCGCCGGAAAGCATCGCCAATGCTCAGTCAG GTACCAACATAAGGACTTCTCGGCGTCATTCGAGCAACAATCAACACCGTCCGAAGTTCCGTAACAATAAGCTTCCCGACGATTCTGAGAGCGGTGAACAAATCTCCACGCAGAGATCATCCGGGAAAAATCGACCAGCGGCTGGAAGACCCGGTTACAG GAGCAGAAATCAAatcacgacgacgacgacgacaacgacgacgactagCGAAGCACCAGTAACTCGACGTAGAAACGGTTTCAGGCCAAGTAATCAGCCCAGTCCTCCAGCCAAGCAGAATCGAGCCAGAACCGAGTcgtcatcctcatcctcgtcgtcttcgtcatcGAACAATTCACCAAAG GTAGAGGATGACCTCGAGAAGCCCCTGACGCCGGAAGCCAGTGTCCAGGTCCAAGAAGTCCTCGTTGATGATAAAGATAACAGACAGACCCCGATCAGCCAGAAGAAAATACAGGAACAAGAAACAACTGTCGGGGAGGAGCAGCCTGAGGCCAGAGAATCGGATGATGACGGAGACGCCGTTCGGGAATCGCAAATCCTTCCGCTTGAAACTATCAATGTCGAGATATCGACGCAGGCCGATTTCAACGACGTTTACTTCGAAATAGCCACCATCAAGTCGCCTTATACCTTCCAG GTTGGAACACAGACGAACACTCGCTACGTGACGGTGACTTCAACGGTGAAGAAGAGTTTCGCAACGGCGGAAGCATCGCCGTCGGTAAACCCGTCGGAACCACTAACCGAGAACATTCTCGCCAACACCGGTGCGGCGTACGAAACGACTCTCCCCCTGGACTCGTCCGTGGCAACACTTCCGGCGATATCCTTGGACCCAGGTCAGGCAACGCCACCGTTGGAGACGATAACCGAAACCTTCTCCACGACTCAAACTCTGCTCAAAACCCACCTTCTGCCAGTGGTGGCGGAGGGTAACACGACGAAGTTGACTCTGGTCCAGACCTACCACATCGCGAGGGTGGTAACAGCCACGAAGACGCTGCCGCCGATGGAGCTGTATCAGTTTATACCTAGCAAAACTCTCAACGAATTCAACTCCCGTCTGGACGAGGCTGGAAGCGAGCTTCACCTGGAGCTCGACTTCGGCGACGATGACCGAGACGACGATGATATATTAAAACGCGTCGTACCTCCGACCGATTCCGACTCGGATTTGAACCCCTTCCGCCACGGGGATTCCGCCGGAAAAACGAAGGCTGGTCAGGAAGCTCACCCGTCGCCAATGGAGCCTCAACTCAGCCCGGAACAAGCCCAGCAGCTCGCTTTATTCAAGTACTTCGGCCAGCCTCAGCCCCAGGTGATAACAACCTCGCGGCCAGTAATCGTCGTCGAGACCCTCTACGAGTCCCACGTCATTCCGCTGGTCAACAAGGGAAACACAATCTTCTCGACCCTCTCAAGGCCCGTCGGTACCGTACCGAAGACCACCTACGAGTACGGCACGTCGACCATCGCCCCGCTCCTCCCCCAGGTGCCTCAGGTTCCCCAAGTGCCTCAGGTGCCCCAGCAGCTTTTCCAGCAGCCCCAACAGCAGCAACCCCAGTTCACCGTGACCACGGCTCCGATAGTTACTCAGACCTTGGCGACCGTCTCCGACTCCAGGGTGCTGAGATTGACTTTCGGCGCGAAAACCGCCTTCACGACCTTGTTCTCGACGAGGGTCGTGCCCACCGCAGTCACGACCTACGTGACATCGACAGTCCCGGTCCAGCCGACGGTGCCAGCTTTTCCAGGGTATTTCCCACCCGCGGTTGGATATCCGGGTTATCCCTTCGTCGGTTAG
- the LOC124412300 gene encoding uncharacterized protein LOC124412300 isoform X4, with the protein MASRYTVLIAFLVCVAQVFAQIYTGNSPAAATQVPAASPKNELLTQTVYGFLDFTTTIGNTVMVFSPNSAPPEGNKPEKPVANSQAQPIQTKPTENSKKVPDIQPSKTHKSESRGETKKQEVKETKIVVNSVVEQKVVKNSEDNLVPAKRELINLRPSSKHQAKPRPTARRAKDNPTGLVTKLGGTIVKDGLTTVHETNVIGTYINGKYAQVLQSSSRVLGGVQPPEGKIRPTNSHRILKTIGPQHGKPRPHLEPTPTLQDDSPGLSPESIANAQSGTNIRTSRRHSSNNQHRPKFRNNKLPDDSESGEQISTQRSSGKNRPAAGRPGYRSRNQITTTTTTTTTTSEAPVTRRRNGFRPSNQPSPPAKQNRARTESSSSSSSSSSSNNSPKVKFPRAPGSRWSYKTTPKPRIAIRKQVEDDLEKPLTPEASVQVQEVLVDDKDNRQTPISQKKIQEQETTVGEEQPEARESDDDGDAVRESQILPLETINVEISTQADFNDVYFEIATIKSPYTFQVGTQTNTRYVTVTSTVKKSFATAEASPSVNPSEPLTENILANTGAAYETTLPLDSSVATLPAISLDPGQATPPLETITETFSTTQTLLKTHLLPVVAEGNTTKLTLVQTYHIARVVTATKTLPPMELYQFIPSKTLNEFNSRLDEAGSELHLELDFGDDDRDDDDILKRVVPPTDSDSDLNPFRHGDSAGKTKAGQEAHPSPMEPQLSPEQAQQLALFKYFGQPQPQVITTSRPVIVVETLYESHVIPLVNKGNTIFSTLSRPVGTVPKTTYEYGTSTIAPLLPQVPQVPQVPQVPQQLFQQPQQQQPQFTVTTAPIVTQTLATVSDSRVLRLTFGAKTAFTTLFSTRVVPTAVTTYVTSTVPVQPTVPAFPGYFPPAVGYPGYPFVG; encoded by the exons ATGGCTTCGAGATACACTGTCTTGATCGCATTCCTCGTTTGCG TTGCTCAAGTCTTCGCTCAAATTTATACCGGAAATTCACCAGCGGCTGCAACTCAAGTACCAGCAGCTTCgccaaaaaatgaattgctCACGCAGACTGTTTACGGATTTCTCGACTTCACGACGACCATTGGAAACACAGTGATGGTTTTTAGTCCTAACAGTGCTCCTCCTG AGGGAAACAAGCCGGAAAAACCTGTCGCCAATTCGCAAGCACAGCCGATTCAAACGAAGCCTacggaaaattcgaaaaaagtaCCCGACATCCAGCCCAGCAAAACTCACAAGAGCGAATCGCGTGGGGAGACGAAAAAACAGGAGGTTAAGGAAACCAAGATCGTCGTAAACTCGGTTGTTGAACAAAAGGTCGTGAAGAATTCGGAAGACAACCTGGTGCCGGCGAAACGTGAG CTTATAAACTTGAGACCATCTTCGAAGCATCAGGCCAAACCAAGGCCCACGGCTAGGCGAGCCAAGGACAACCCAACCGGTTTGGTAACCAAACTGGGAGGCACCATTGTCAAGGATGGTTTGACCACCGTCCACGAGACCAACGTCATAGGTACTTACATCAATGGAAAGTACGCTCAGGTACTCCAGAGCTCATCGCGCGTATTGGGGGGCGTCCAGCCCCCGGAGGGTAAAATCAGGCCCACCAATTCCCACAGGATTTTGAAAACCATCGGACCCCAACACGGCAAGCCCAGACCTCACCTCGAGCCGACGCCAACTCTTCAGGATGACTCGCCGGGACTTTCGCCGGAAAGCATCGCCAATGCTCAGTCAG GTACCAACATAAGGACTTCTCGGCGTCATTCGAGCAACAATCAACACCGTCCGAAGTTCCGTAACAATAAGCTTCCCGACGATTCTGAGAGCGGTGAACAAATCTCCACGCAGAGATCATCCGGGAAAAATCGACCAGCGGCTGGAAGACCCGGTTACAG GAGCAGAAATCAAatcacgacgacgacgacgacaacgacgacgactagCGAAGCACCAGTAACTCGACGTAGAAACGGTTTCAGGCCAAGTAATCAGCCCAGTCCTCCAGCCAAGCAGAATCGAGCCAGAACCGAGTcgtcatcctcatcctcgtcgtcttcgtcatcGAACAATTCACCAAAGGTAAAGTTCCCGAGGGCTCCAGGAAGCAGGTGGTCATACAAGACGACCCCTAAACCACGAATTGCGATCCGCAAGCAGGTAGAGGATGACCTCGAGAAGCCCCTGACGCCGGAAGCCAGTGTCCAGGTCCAAGAAGTCCTCGTTGATGATAAAGATAACAGACAGACCCCGATCAGCCAGAAGAAAATACAGGAACAAGAAACAACTGTCGGGGAGGAGCAGCCTGAGGCCAGAGAATCGGATGATGACGGAGACGCCGTTCGGGAATCGCAAATCCTTCCGCTTGAAACTATCAATGTCGAGATATCGACGCAGGCCGATTTCAACGACGTTTACTTCGAAATAGCCACCATCAAGTCGCCTTATACCTTCCAG GTTGGAACACAGACGAACACTCGCTACGTGACGGTGACTTCAACGGTGAAGAAGAGTTTCGCAACGGCGGAAGCATCGCCGTCGGTAAACCCGTCGGAACCACTAACCGAGAACATTCTCGCCAACACCGGTGCGGCGTACGAAACGACTCTCCCCCTGGACTCGTCCGTGGCAACACTTCCGGCGATATCCTTGGACCCAGGTCAGGCAACGCCACCGTTGGAGACGATAACCGAAACCTTCTCCACGACTCAAACTCTGCTCAAAACCCACCTTCTGCCAGTGGTGGCGGAGGGTAACACGACGAAGTTGACTCTGGTCCAGACCTACCACATCGCGAGGGTGGTAACAGCCACGAAGACGCTGCCGCCGATGGAGCTGTATCAGTTTATACCTAGCAAAACTCTCAACGAATTCAACTCCCGTCTGGACGAGGCTGGAAGCGAGCTTCACCTGGAGCTCGACTTCGGCGACGATGACCGAGACGACGATGATATATTAAAACGCGTCGTACCTCCGACCGATTCCGACTCGGATTTGAACCCCTTCCGCCACGGGGATTCCGCCGGAAAAACGAAGGCTGGTCAGGAAGCTCACCCGTCGCCAATGGAGCCTCAACTCAGCCCGGAACAAGCCCAGCAGCTCGCTTTATTCAAGTACTTCGGCCAGCCTCAGCCCCAGGTGATAACAACCTCGCGGCCAGTAATCGTCGTCGAGACCCTCTACGAGTCCCACGTCATTCCGCTGGTCAACAAGGGAAACACAATCTTCTCGACCCTCTCAAGGCCCGTCGGTACCGTACCGAAGACCACCTACGAGTACGGCACGTCGACCATCGCCCCGCTCCTCCCCCAGGTGCCTCAGGTTCCCCAAGTGCCTCAGGTGCCCCAGCAGCTTTTCCAGCAGCCCCAACAGCAGCAACCCCAGTTCACCGTGACCACGGCTCCGATAGTTACTCAGACCTTGGCGACCGTCTCCGACTCCAGGGTGCTGAGATTGACTTTCGGCGCGAAAACCGCCTTCACGACCTTGTTCTCGACGAGGGTCGTGCCCACCGCAGTCACGACCTACGTGACATCGACAGTCCCGGTCCAGCCGACGGTGCCAGCTTTTCCAGGGTATTTCCCACCCGCGGTTGGATATCCGGGTTATCCCTTCGTCGGTTAG
- the LOC124412300 gene encoding uncharacterized protein LOC124412300 isoform X3 gives MASRYTVLIAFLVCVAQVFAQIYTGNSPAAATQVPAASPKNELLTQTVYGFLDFTTTIGNTVMVFSPNSAPPEGNKPEKPVANSQAQPIQTKPTENSKKVPDIQPSKTHKSESRGETKKQEVKETKIVVNSVVEQKVVKNSEDNLVPAKRESVKTRVEVVTNSPVVSSVVEVRPVNEVPNVVKNDLAEPEYDFLSKQPTQSVDETYKLINLRPSSKHQAKPRPTARRAKDNPTGLVTKLGGTIVKDGLTTVHETNVIGTYINGKYAQVLQSSSRVLGGVQPPEGKIRPTNSHRILKTIGPQHGKPRPHLEPTPTLQDDSPGLSPESIANAQSGTNIRTSRRHSSNNQHRPKFRNNKLPDDSESGEQISTQRSSGKNRPAAGRPGYRPSNQPSPPAKQNRARTESSSSSSSSSSSNNSPKVKFPRAPGSRWSYKTTPKPRIAIRKQVEDDLEKPLTPEASVQVQEVLVDDKDNRQTPISQKKIQEQETTVGEEQPEARESDDDGDAVRESQILPLETINVEISTQADFNDVYFEIATIKSPYTFQVGTQTNTRYVTVTSTVKKSFATAEASPSVNPSEPLTENILANTGAAYETTLPLDSSVATLPAISLDPGQATPPLETITETFSTTQTLLKTHLLPVVAEGNTTKLTLVQTYHIARVVTATKTLPPMELYQFIPSKTLNEFNSRLDEAGSELHLELDFGDDDRDDDDILKRVVPPTDSDSDLNPFRHGDSAGKTKAGQEAHPSPMEPQLSPEQAQQLALFKYFGQPQPQVITTSRPVIVVETLYESHVIPLVNKGNTIFSTLSRPVGTVPKTTYEYGTSTIAPLLPQVPQVPQVPQVPQQLFQQPQQQQPQFTVTTAPIVTQTLATVSDSRVLRLTFGAKTAFTTLFSTRVVPTAVTTYVTSTVPVQPTVPAFPGYFPPAVGYPGYPFVG, from the exons ATGGCTTCGAGATACACTGTCTTGATCGCATTCCTCGTTTGCG TTGCTCAAGTCTTCGCTCAAATTTATACCGGAAATTCACCAGCGGCTGCAACTCAAGTACCAGCAGCTTCgccaaaaaatgaattgctCACGCAGACTGTTTACGGATTTCTCGACTTCACGACGACCATTGGAAACACAGTGATGGTTTTTAGTCCTAACAGTGCTCCTCCTG AGGGAAACAAGCCGGAAAAACCTGTCGCCAATTCGCAAGCACAGCCGATTCAAACGAAGCCTacggaaaattcgaaaaaagtaCCCGACATCCAGCCCAGCAAAACTCACAAGAGCGAATCGCGTGGGGAGACGAAAAAACAGGAGGTTAAGGAAACCAAGATCGTCGTAAACTCGGTTGTTGAACAAAAGGTCGTGAAGAATTCGGAAGACAACCTGGTGCCGGCGAAACGTGAG AGTGTGAAGACTCGGGTGGAAGTCGTTACGAACAGCCCCGTGGTTTCGAGCGTTGTGGAAGTCCGTCCGGTGAACGAGGTGCCAAACGTTGTCAAGAACGATTTAGCCGAGCCTGAGTACGACTTCCTGTCAAAACAGCCGACTCAGAGCGTCGACGAAACTTATAAG CTTATAAACTTGAGACCATCTTCGAAGCATCAGGCCAAACCAAGGCCCACGGCTAGGCGAGCCAAGGACAACCCAACCGGTTTGGTAACCAAACTGGGAGGCACCATTGTCAAGGATGGTTTGACCACCGTCCACGAGACCAACGTCATAGGTACTTACATCAATGGAAAGTACGCTCAGGTACTCCAGAGCTCATCGCGCGTATTGGGGGGCGTCCAGCCCCCGGAGGGTAAAATCAGGCCCACCAATTCCCACAGGATTTTGAAAACCATCGGACCCCAACACGGCAAGCCCAGACCTCACCTCGAGCCGACGCCAACTCTTCAGGATGACTCGCCGGGACTTTCGCCGGAAAGCATCGCCAATGCTCAGTCAG GTACCAACATAAGGACTTCTCGGCGTCATTCGAGCAACAATCAACACCGTCCGAAGTTCCGTAACAATAAGCTTCCCGACGATTCTGAGAGCGGTGAACAAATCTCCACGCAGAGATCATCCGGGAAAAATCGACCAGCGGCTGGAAGACCCGGTTACAG GCCAAGTAATCAGCCCAGTCCTCCAGCCAAGCAGAATCGAGCCAGAACCGAGTcgtcatcctcatcctcgtcgtcttcgtcatcGAACAATTCACCAAAGGTAAAGTTCCCGAGGGCTCCAGGAAGCAGGTGGTCATACAAGACGACCCCTAAACCACGAATTGCGATCCGCAAGCAGGTAGAGGATGACCTCGAGAAGCCCCTGACGCCGGAAGCCAGTGTCCAGGTCCAAGAAGTCCTCGTTGATGATAAAGATAACAGACAGACCCCGATCAGCCAGAAGAAAATACAGGAACAAGAAACAACTGTCGGGGAGGAGCAGCCTGAGGCCAGAGAATCGGATGATGACGGAGACGCCGTTCGGGAATCGCAAATCCTTCCGCTTGAAACTATCAATGTCGAGATATCGACGCAGGCCGATTTCAACGACGTTTACTTCGAAATAGCCACCATCAAGTCGCCTTATACCTTCCAG GTTGGAACACAGACGAACACTCGCTACGTGACGGTGACTTCAACGGTGAAGAAGAGTTTCGCAACGGCGGAAGCATCGCCGTCGGTAAACCCGTCGGAACCACTAACCGAGAACATTCTCGCCAACACCGGTGCGGCGTACGAAACGACTCTCCCCCTGGACTCGTCCGTGGCAACACTTCCGGCGATATCCTTGGACCCAGGTCAGGCAACGCCACCGTTGGAGACGATAACCGAAACCTTCTCCACGACTCAAACTCTGCTCAAAACCCACCTTCTGCCAGTGGTGGCGGAGGGTAACACGACGAAGTTGACTCTGGTCCAGACCTACCACATCGCGAGGGTGGTAACAGCCACGAAGACGCTGCCGCCGATGGAGCTGTATCAGTTTATACCTAGCAAAACTCTCAACGAATTCAACTCCCGTCTGGACGAGGCTGGAAGCGAGCTTCACCTGGAGCTCGACTTCGGCGACGATGACCGAGACGACGATGATATATTAAAACGCGTCGTACCTCCGACCGATTCCGACTCGGATTTGAACCCCTTCCGCCACGGGGATTCCGCCGGAAAAACGAAGGCTGGTCAGGAAGCTCACCCGTCGCCAATGGAGCCTCAACTCAGCCCGGAACAAGCCCAGCAGCTCGCTTTATTCAAGTACTTCGGCCAGCCTCAGCCCCAGGTGATAACAACCTCGCGGCCAGTAATCGTCGTCGAGACCCTCTACGAGTCCCACGTCATTCCGCTGGTCAACAAGGGAAACACAATCTTCTCGACCCTCTCAAGGCCCGTCGGTACCGTACCGAAGACCACCTACGAGTACGGCACGTCGACCATCGCCCCGCTCCTCCCCCAGGTGCCTCAGGTTCCCCAAGTGCCTCAGGTGCCCCAGCAGCTTTTCCAGCAGCCCCAACAGCAGCAACCCCAGTTCACCGTGACCACGGCTCCGATAGTTACTCAGACCTTGGCGACCGTCTCCGACTCCAGGGTGCTGAGATTGACTTTCGGCGCGAAAACCGCCTTCACGACCTTGTTCTCGACGAGGGTCGTGCCCACCGCAGTCACGACCTACGTGACATCGACAGTCCCGGTCCAGCCGACGGTGCCAGCTTTTCCAGGGTATTTCCCACCCGCGGTTGGATATCCGGGTTATCCCTTCGTCGGTTAG